Proteins encoded by one window of Nasonia vitripennis strain AsymCx chromosome 5, Nvit_psr_1.1, whole genome shotgun sequence:
- the LOC100113517 gene encoding dentin sialophosphoprotein-like yields MGRPKAGAKKAPLKCPGGRCYADSDSFSSESDCSDSDCSDCYDCGPKKKRTAKKTATKSKAKSKSSKSKGKKKTASRRKPADTSDSCSCSDCEDYSSDDSFDCPPKRGGGRKCSAC; encoded by the exons ATGGGACGTCCGAAGGCTGGCGCAAAGAAGGCTCCGCTCAAGTGCCCCGGCGGGCGCTGCTACGCCGACAGCGACAGCTTCAGCTCCGAGTCGGATTGCTCGGATTCGGACTGCAGCGACTGCTACGACTGCGGCCCGAAGAAGAAGCGCACCGCCAAGAAGACGGCCACCAAGTCCAAGGCCAAAAGCAAGAGCAGCAAGTCTAAGGGCAAGAAGAAGACCGCCTCCCGCCGCAAAC CCGCCGACACGTCGGACAGCTGCAGCTGCAGTGACTGCGAGGACTACAGCAGCGACGATTCGTTCGACTGCCCCCCGAAAAGAGGCGGCGGCCGCAAGTGCTCGGCTTGCTAG